A portion of the Lolium rigidum isolate FL_2022 chromosome 1, APGP_CSIRO_Lrig_0.1, whole genome shotgun sequence genome contains these proteins:
- the LOC124704258 gene encoding probable mixed-linked glucan synthase 3, producing MSVAGDIWFGFSWLLNQLPKVNPIKSIPDLGALKKTCDLGEGRSSLPGIDVFVTTANPIDEPILYTMNCILSILAVDYPVDKNACYLSDDAGALVTYEALVETAKFATLWVPFCRKYCIEPRAPESYFELKAQSYICSSLEDFIIDHKYVHRKYDEFKMQIEMLPDTIRERSDTYNNIHINATFMADGTQWPGTWIDPTESHKKGHHASIVQIIVNQPSHIPQRGLPVCAKENVDFSTTDVRLPMLVYVSREKHPSYDHQKKAGAMNVQLRVSALLSNAPFIINFDCDHYINNSQSFRAAVCFMLDPREGENTAFVQFPQRFDNVDPTDRYCNHNRVFFDGTMLALNGLQGPSYLGTGCMFRRIALYGIGSPRRRADGVTTRTNIFGNSTSFLDSMLSPDQEQEMSLKLNEMAISELVDVMACAYEVCTGWGKDVGWIYNIATEDIATGFRAHRQGWCSKFCTIKPDAFRGTAPINLTERLLQIMRWSGGSLELFFSHSNPLFARGWLHPIQRVAYLNMTIYPITSIFIVVYGLCPMMWLLPGEFYIQRPFTRYVLYVIMIILMIHIIGVFEIKWAGITWMDWWRNEQFFMIGATSAYPTAVLYMLVKLVTGKGIQFRITSKQTSANTNDKFADLYVFRWVPLLIPTTLVFAVNVGAIGVALGKVILLNGSWTAVQMRHAILGLIFNIWVMALLYPFALAMLGKRGKRPIILFIVLPLAFITVGVTYCAIQYFLL from the exons ATGTCCGTTGCTGGAGATATTTGGTTTGGTTTCTCTTGGCTACTCAACCAACTGCCCAAAGTGAACCCCATCAAAAGCATCCCTGATCTTGGGGCTCTCAAGAAAACATGCGACTTGGGTGAGGGAAGGTCAAGCCTCCCTGGAATAGATGTATTTGTCACAACAGCCAACCCCATCGATGAGCCGATATTATACACCATGAATTGCATTCTCTCCATCCTTGCAGTCGACTACCCAGTTGACAAGAATGCATGTTACCTGTCTGATGATGCCGGCGCACTTGTCACCTACGAAGCATTGGTTGAGACGGCAAAGTTTGCCACTTTGTGGGTTCCATTCTGCAGAAAGTATTGTATTGAACCAAGGGCACCCGAGAGCTATTTTGAGTTGAAAGCACAATCATACATATGCAGTTCACTAGAGGATTTCATTATTGACCACAAATATGTTCATAGGAAGTATGATGAGTTCAAGATGCAGATAGAAATGCTACCAGACACTATTCGTGAGCGTTCCGATACGTATAACAATATTCATATAAATGCAACTTTTATGGCAGATGGGACACAATGGCCTGGTACATGGATTGATCCAACGGAAAGCCATAAAAAGGGGCATCATGCATCCATTGTTCAG ATTATCGTGAACCAACCAAGCCATATACCTCAGCGTGGACTACCGGTGTGCGCCAAGGAAAATGTTGACTTCAGTACCACGGATGTACGCCTTCCAATGCTCGTATATGTTTCTCGAGAGAAGCATCCCAGTTATGACCACCAGAAGAAAGCTGGAGCAATGAACGTTCAGTTGCGTGTCTCCGCTTTGCTATCAAATGCACCCTTCATCATCAATTTCGATTGTGATCACTACATCAACAATTCACAGTCATTTCGTGCTGCTGTATGCTTCATGCTTGATCCACGAGAAGGAGAAAACACTGCCTTCGTGCAATTTCCTCAGCGGTTTGACAATGTCGACCCGACAGACAGGTACTGCAATCACAACCGTGTCTTTTTTGATGGCACTATGCTTGCTCTGAATGGCCTCCAAGGCCCCTCTTACCTTGGCACTGGTTGCATGTTCCGTCGTATTGCACTTTATGGTATTGGCTCTCCTCGGCGGAGAGCAGATGGTGTTACAACAAGGACTAATATTTTTGGCAACTCAACATCTTTCTTAGACTCTATGTTGAGCCCTGATCAGGAGCAAGAAATGTCTCTCAAATTGAATGAGATGGCCATTTCTGAGTTGGTGGATGTTATGGCATGTGCATATGAAGTTTGTACTGGGTGGGGTAAGGATGTTGGGTGGATATATAATATTGCAACTGAAGATATTGCAACGGGATTTCGTGCACATCGACAGGGCTGGTGCTCCAAGTTCTGCACCATAAAACCCGATGCTTTTCGAGGGACCGCACCAATCAATCTTACGGAGCGCCTCCTCCAAATTATGCGGTGGTCTGGCGGATCCTTGGAGCTATTCTTCTCCCACAGTAATCCACTTTTTGCCCGTGGTTGGCTACACCCCATCCAGCGTGTGGCATATCTTAACATGACAATATACCCAATAACATCAATTTTCATTGTGGTATATGGGCTATGCCCAATGATGTGGCTTTTACCTGGAGAATTCTACATCCAGAGGCCATTTACTAGGTATGTCTTGTATGTCATCATGATAATCTTGATGATTCACATTATTGGTGTGTTTGAGATAAAGTGGGCGGGGATCACATGGATGGATTGGTGGCGCAATGAGCAGTTCTTCATGATTGGGGCAACAAGTGCATACCCAACTGCAGTGTTGTACATGCTAGTGAAGCTTGTCACCGGGAAAGGGATACAATTTAGGATCACCTCAAAGCAGACATCAGCAAACACTAATGACAAGTTTGCGGACCTCTATGTTTTCCGATGGGTTCCACTATTGATCCCGACAACCTTGGTTTTCGCTGTAAATGTTGGGGCCATTGGCGTGGCTTTGGGTAAGGTGATTCTGCTCAATGGATCTTGGACAGCAGTGCAGATGAGGCACGCAATATTGGGTCTTATATTCAATATTTGGGTAATGGCACTCCTTTATCCGTTCGCACTAGCCatgctgggaaaaagaggaaagaGGCCCATCATCCTCTTCATTGTGTTGCCACTTGCCTTTATTACTGTTGGGGTGACATATTGTGCTATTCAGTATTTTCTTCTTTAA
- the LOC124667646 gene encoding haloacid dehalogenase-like hydrolase domain-containing protein Sgpp, whose translation MENTQDSFAICRSPPLEALLFDIDGTMCVSDPFHHRAFSELLQGLGYNGGVPITMEFGIKHMAGRSNEQIGRFLFPDWPPARLDAFFAEKEALFARYAREGLREVAGLRALCRWARGRGLRLAAVTNAPRANAEVMVGILGLAEFFPVVVTGEECGEGRSKPAPDAYLRALELLGASAERSVVFEDSVVGIQAGVAAGMPVVAIAAEGREARVVAAGASLVVRDYLDAKLWAALDAAAAGAPTVVDGERSVEPAAVPVEN comes from the exons ATGGAAAACACCCAGGATAG CTTCGCGATCTGCAGGTCGCCGCCGCTGGAGGCTCTATTGTTCGACATCGACGGCACGATGTGCGTGTCGGACCCGTTCCACCACCGGGCCTTCTCGGAGCTGCTGCAGGGGCTGGGCTACAACGGCGGCGTCCCGATCACGATGGAGTTCGGCATCAAACACATGGCGGGGCGCAGCAACGAGCAGATCGGCCGCTTCCTGTTCCCGGACTGGCCGCCGGCGCGGCTCGACGCCTTCTTCGCCGAGAAGGAGGCCCTCTTCGCGCGGTACGCCCGCGAGGGCCTCCGGGAGGTGGCCGGGCTGCGCGCGCTGTGCCGGTGGGCGCGCGGCCGCGGGCTGAGGCTCGCCGCCGTCACCAACGCGCCCAGGGCTAACGCCGAGGTCATGGTTGGGATCCTGGGGCTGGCGGAGTTCTTCCCGGTCGTCGTCACCGGCGAGGAGTGCGGCGAGGGCCGGTCCAAGCCGGCGCCCGACGCGTACCTCCGCGCGCTGGAGCTTCTTGGCGCGAGTGCGGAGAGGTCCGTCGTGTTCGAGGACTCCGTGGTCGGGATCCAGGCCGGCGTCGCCGCGGGGATGCCGGTCGTGGCTATTGCGGCGGAGGGCCGGGAGGCCagggtcgtcgccgccggcgcgtcGCTCGTCGTCAGGGACTACCTGGATGCCAAGCTCTGGGCGGCGTTGGacgcggccgccgccggcgctcccaCGGTGGTTGATGGGGAGCGGAGCGTGGAGCCTGCGGCTGTTCCCGTGGAGAATTGA
- the LOC124667656 gene encoding haloacid dehalogenase-like hydrolase domain-containing protein Sgpp, whose amino-acid sequence MAAPNGVSPLAATVPVEAVLFDIDGTLCDSDPLHHVAFQEMLLAIGYNNGVPIDEEFFIKNIAGRSDVEAAQNLFPDWPLEKGLKFLEDKETKYRSLAMERLEPVNGLGKVVQWVKDHGYKRAAVTNAPRINAELMLKLLGLSDFFQAVIVGGECEKPKPAPFPYLKALKELGVSAEHTFIFEDSASGTRAGVAAGMPVVAVLTRNPENSLQEAGAALIVKDYADPKLWSALEEIDAAEAKLKSVGA is encoded by the exons ATGGCGGCTCCCAACGGCGTCAG TCCTCTCGCGGCGACTGTTCCGGTTGAGGCGGTTTTGTTCGACATCGATGGAACCCTCTGCGATTCGGACCCTCTTCACCATGTGGCCTTCCAAGAAATGCTTCTCGCG ATTGGGTACAACAATGGCGTCCCGATAGACGAGGAGTTCTTCATCAAAAACATTGCTGGGAGGAGCGATGTTGAAGCTGCGCAAAATCTGTTCCCAGACTGGCCACTTGAGAAGGGCCTGAAGTTCCTTGAGGACAaggaaaccaaatatagaag TCTGGCGATGGAGCGCTTGGAGCCTGTAAACGGCCTGGGCAAGGTGGTTCAGTGGGTGAAAGATCACGGCTACAAGCGTGCTGCAGTGACCAATGCCCCCAGGATCAATGCTGAGCTGATGCTCAAACTTCTTGGTCTGTCAGACTTCTTCCAGGCCGTGATCGTTGGAGGCGAATGCGAGAAGCCAAAACCCGCCCCCTTCCCGTACCTCAAGGCCCTCAAGGAGCTCGgtgtgtctgcagaacacaccttCATCTTCGAG GATTCCGCTTCGGGCACACGTGCAGGCGTTGCCGCGGGAATGCCTGTTGTCGCTGTGCTGACGAGGAACCCAGAGAACTCCCTGCAGGAGGCCGGGGCCGCGCTCATAGTCAAGGACTACGCGGACCCCAAGCTCTGGAGTGCCCTCGAAGAGATCGACGCAGCGGAAGCTAAGCTGAAGAGCGTCGGAGCTTGA
- the LOC124684942 gene encoding U4/U6.U5 tri-snRNP-associated protein 2-like — MGADDQPFPARKREREEEPADGDAAEKRPRADESEGASLLGLANYTDEEEEGGAANTGHANGAPREEEVEDGGIEEEDGVEEEDEDERRAPERRPRQIELRRDCPYLDTVNRQVLDFDFEKFCSISLSNLNVYACLVCGKYYQGRGLKSHAYTHSLEAGHHVFINLQTEKVYCLPDGYEINDPSLEDIRHVLNPRFAREQVLNLDKNKQWSRALDGSNYLPGMVGLNNIKETDFVNVTIQSLMRITPLRNFFLIPENYQHSKSPLVHRFGELTRKVWHARNFKGQVSPHEFLQAVMKASEKRFQIGVQSDPVEFMSWLLNTLHAKLRSSKKKNRSIIYDCFQGELEVVKEMHRKHIVGDEQNGDAVSQVETSDGMVTETSRVPFLMLGLDLPPPPLFKDAMEKNIIPQVPLFNILKKFDGEAVTEVVRPSIARMRYRVIRLPKYMILHMRRFTKNNFFVEKNPTLVNFPVKNLELKDYIPLPKPKGNEKLRSKYDLIANIVHDGKPGEGCYRVFVQRKSEEAWYEMQDLHVTETLPQMVALSEAYMQIYEQHE, encoded by the exons ATGGGCGCGGACGACCAGCCgttcccggcgcggaagcgcgagCGCGAGGAGGAGCCGGCCGACGGGGACGCGGCCGAGAAGCGCCCGCGCGCGGACGAATCGGAGGGCGCCTCGCTGCTGGGGCTCGCCAACTacacggacgaggaggaggaaggcggGGCCGCGAACACGGGGCACGCGAACGGCGCCCCCCGCGAGGAGGAAGTGGAGGATGGTGGGATTGAGGAAGAGGATGGGGtagaggaagaggacgaggacgagaGGAGGGCTCCGGAGAGGAGGCCGAGGCAGATCGAGCTGCGGCGGGACTGCCCTTACCTCGACACCGTGAATCGACAG GTCCTTGACTTTGACTTTGAGAAGTTCTGCTCAATCTCCTTATCAAATTTGAATGTGTATGCATGCCTAGTTTGTGGAAAGTATTACCAAGGAAGAGGCTTGAAATCGCATGCGTATACCCACAGCCTTGAGGCAGGTCACCATGTGTTCATTAACCTTCAAACTGAGAAAGTTTACTGTCTCCCTgatgggtacgagataaatgatcCGTCACTAGAAGATATTCGACATGTTCTCAATCCAAG GTTCGCAAGAGAGCAGGTTCTGAATCTTGACAAGAACAAGCAGTGGTCAAGAGCTCTGGATGGCTCCAATTATCTACCTGGAATG GTTGGTCTTAACAACATTAAGGAGACTGACTTTGTGAATGTCACAATACAgtcattaatgagaataactccttTGAGAAATTTCTTTCTCATACCTGAAAATTATCAGCATAGCAAATCCCCACTGGTTCATCGGTTTGGAGAATTAACTCGCAAGGTTTGGCATGCTAGGAACTTCAAGGGCCAAGTTAGTCCACATGAGTTCCTTCAAGCAGTTATGAAGGCCAGTGAGAAGAGATTTCAGATTGGTGTACAATCTGATCCAGTTGAATTTATGTCATGGCTCTTGAACACACTGCACGCGAAACTGAGAAGTTCGAAGAAGAAAAATAGGAGCATCATCTATGATTGCTTTCAG GGGGAACTTGAAGTTGTCAAGGAAATGCACAGGAAGCATATAGTGGGTGATGAGCAGAATGGTGATGCAGTCTCACAGGTTGAAACAAGTGACGGTATGGTCACTGAAACGTCTAGGGTCCCATTTTTGATGCTCGGTCTTGACCTGCCACCTCCACCCCTTTTCAAAGATGCCATGGAGAAAAATATTATTCCACAG GTACCACTGTTTAATATACTGAAGAAGTTTGATGGCGAGGCAGTTACAGAGGTGGTGAGGCCATCTATTGCTCGGATGAGGTACCGAGTCATCCGGCTTCCAAAGTATATGATCCTTCACATGCGACGGTTCACCAAAAACAACTTCTTTGTGGAGAAAAACCCAACTCTTG TTAACTTCCCTGTGAAGAACTTGGAACTGAAGGATTACATCCCACTACCTAAGCCAAAAGGGAATGAGAAGCTGCGTTCAAAGTACGATCTCATAGCCAACATCGTACACGACGGCAAGCCGGGCGAAGGATGCTACAGAGTGTTTGTGCAGCGGAAATCAGAAGAGGCATG GTACGAGATGCAGGATCTCCATGTCACCGAGACCCTCCCTCAGATGGTAGCTCTCTCGGAAGCCTACATGCAGATATACGAGCAGCACGAATGA